The following coding sequences lie in one Phalacrocorax aristotelis chromosome 2, bGulAri2.1, whole genome shotgun sequence genomic window:
- the LOC142052498 gene encoding macrophage mannose receptor 1-like: protein MKHFTFSAILVFLSFVHTAFQTLGSEIFLMYNEDTKLCLIAQSSHAVTTAACNKNTELQKFRWVPDHQVMSMAFAQCLGVPYKQNQAKISLYPCNTKSEFQKWECRNATLAIQGEDLFLSAGKNKENIVLDIGSMMVNKWKVYGTMDDLCSKGHEDLFTLLGNANGAPCVFPFQLSGKWHAGCTAAGRSDGLLWCATTPNFDADHLYGFCPTGNNDRFWSTDPLTGISYQINYQSALTWHQARKSCQQQNAELLSITEIHEQLYLRDWIDSKRSSLWIGLNSLNLNSGWQWSGGVPFRYFNWALGSPEPEPEKHCAVLNPRRDAKWEKQSCELKVGYICKKENSTLDPFIIPSGDAEPVKCPEGWLPYGDHCFMVYRDPRVWTEALISCNESNGNLASIHNPEEHGFILSQLGYESADELWIGLNDLNTQMYFEWSDGTPVTYTKWLPGEPTHAINGQEDCVIMAGEDGYWADSACDRKLGYICRRDPVQGVSGTVKTDPACLKGWERHGFYCYLVGPISVTFSEAKKTCERSSGYLTSVGDRYEQAYLTSLVGLSSEKYFWIGLSDTEEQGMFKWVTGEGVLYTNWNAAMPGNEAGCVALRTGNAAGLWDVQNCEVKAKFLCKKLAEKITLPLTPETVSDSKCPLGWDTSNSTNSCFRVFVREENQKKTWFEARDFCREIGGDLAAIRSEEEETVIENLIIKKSPSSQPFWIGLQCLDPDHGLSWSDGSPVNYKKNHYFYNTAFEYCGAISEEPPMSWIEVHCEYSHNWICEIKKGTPLKPEPLGPSAAYEVTEDGWILKGDKQYFFSTEKTSMEKARTFCRSSHGDLATIGNNSERKFLWKCILKKGKLESYLIGLIQNADRQFSWMDGSPVHYAAWAQGEPNFADAQENCVVLNKKDGLWNDVSCGFSNGYICERHRSFIKAALPSEVPSPPGGCPQDWLLFKNQCYKFFGSSYENWHTARRTCINLGGNLASIHNEQIQAFLTYQLKDVSNDLWIGLNDILSELNFVWTDGSAVSYTNWAPDSPKLVEPVLFHSLHPEDGHNLQQFDCVSLKRGHADDTGKWKNEECYKSTGYICQKNSDPELFKSSATVLDFAFDHSGGISYSVTHSKMNWEEAQKNCNNNASELASILDPYSQALLFLLAQEYGEPLWIGLNSNATNGKYQWTDRWRLVYSKWSSGEPKQTLACVYFDTDGTWKTASCQEKLFSVCKKSDVMAPTEPPQLPGKCPESRGHKSWIPFHGHCYYFEASRKRSWSQAHQECARLAADLVSVGDYTEANFLSDTIKILHGKSPNFWIGLKENDRGQWTWTDKSAMDFVNWQMGEPSNRKHKECGEVCALSGYWNTNVCSFKKGYICKKTKTPENTEMSPENREGKMKKVLSTGIIWLFVLLAFSIVGAGSIVYFYLRKKRQNQLHISTRMSGPEATVDIQEKDAHTDM, encoded by the exons gcagtgaaatatttttaatgtacaaTGAGGATACTAAGCTCTGTTTAATTGCTCAAAGTTCTCATGCAGTCACAACAGCTGCTTGCAACAAAAACACTGAGTTACAAAAATTCAGGTGGGTGCCTGATCACCAGGTGATGAGCATGGCATTTGCACAATGTTTGGGAGTGCCCTACAAGCAAAATCAGGCTAAAATTTCTTTGTACCCCTGCAACACGAAAAGTGAATTCCAGAAATGGGAGTGCAGAAATGCAACCTTGGCAATCCAAGGGGAAGATTTATTTCTCAGCGCtggcaaaaataaagaaaatatcgTGCTCGACATAGGATCAATGATGGTGAATAAATGGAAGGTCTATGGAACCATGGATGATTTGTGTTCTAAAGGCCATGAAG ATCTGTTTACACTGTTAGGAAACGCCAATGGAGCTCCATGTGTCTTCCCCTTCCAGCTGAGTGGTAAATGGCACGCCgggtgcacggctgctggcaGGTCAGATGGCTTGCTCTGGTGTGCAACAACTCCCAACTTCGATGCGGACCATTTGTATGGGTTCTGTCCAACTGGAA ACAATGACAGATTTTGGAGTACAGATCCTTTGACAGGAATCTCCTATCAGATAAACTACCAGTCAGCTCTCACGTGGCATCAAGCAAGgaagagctgccagcagcagaacGCAGAATTATTAAGTATCACAGAGATACATGAACAACTATATCTAAGAG ATTGGATTGACAGCAAGAGATCCTCTCTCTGGATTGGGCTTAACAGCCTGAATCTCAACAGCGGCTGGCAGTGGAGCGGTGGTGTTCCCTTCAGATACTTTAACTGGGCACTAG GAAGCCCTGAGCCTGAGCCTGAGAAACACTGTGCAGTACTAAATCCCAGAAGAGATGCTAAATGGGAAAAACAGTCATGTGAGCTGAAAGTTGGCTATAtctgtaaaaaggaaaattccacACTGGATCCTTTCATTATTCCATCAG GGGATGCAGAGCCTGTTAAATGCCCGGAAGGATGGTTGCCCTATGGAGATCACTGTTTCATGGTTTATAGAGACCCCAGAGTATGGACAGAAGCCCTAATTTCCTGCAATGAGAGCAATGGCAATCTGGCCAGTATCCACAACCCTGAGGAGCATGGCTTCATACTGTCTCAGCTTGGCTACG AATCTGCGGATGAGCTGTGGATTGGTCTGAATGACCTCAACACTCAAATGTACTTTGAGTGGAGTGATGGGACTCCTGTGACATATACCAAATGGTTGCCTGGAGAACCAACCCATGCAATCAATGGTCAAGAAGATTGTGTCATTATGGCAGGAGAG GATGGATACTGGGCAGACAGTGCCTGTGATAGAAAATTAGGTTACATCTGCAGAAGAGACCCAGTACAAGGAGTTTCTGGGACAGTAAAGACTGATCCTGCCTGCCTGAAG GGTTGGGAAAGACACGGTTTTTACTGCTACCTGGTTGGACCCATATCTgtaacattttcagaagcaaagaaaacctgTGAAAGGAGCAGTGGTTATTTAACAAGTGTAGGAGACAG ATATGAGCAAGCCTACCTGACCAGCCTCGTTGGTCTGAGCTCTGAGAAGTATTTTTGGATTGGTCTCTCAGACACAGAAGAGCAAGGGATGTTCAAGTGGGTGACTGGTGAAGGTGTTCTGTACACAAACTGGAACGCAGCAATGCCTG GGAATGAAGCTGGTTGTGTTGCCCTAAGGACTGGAAATGCAGCTGGACTATGGGATGTTCAGAACTGTGAAGTAAAGGCAAAATTTCTCTGCAAAAAACTAGCTGAAAAAATTACTCTTCCTCTTACTCCTGAAACCGTTTCTGATTCCAAATGTCCCTTGGGTTGGGATACAAGCAATAGCACTAATTCATGCTTCCGA GTTTTTGtgagagaagaaaaccaaaagaaaacatggttTGAAGCCCGAgatttctgcagagaaatagGAGGAGACCTGGCTGCCATTAGaagtgaggaagaagaaacagtgatAGAAAACTTAATAAT aaaaaaatccccatcgTCTCAGCCTTTCTGGATAGGTTTGCAGTGCTTGGATCCTGATCATGGGCTTTCCTGGAGTGACGGATCCCCG GTGAATTAtaagaaaaatcattatttttacaaTACTGCATTTGAGTATTGTGGAGCAATCAGTGAAGAGCCTCCCATGTCATGGATTGAGGTACACTGTGAATACAGTCATAACTGGATTTGTGAAATAAAGAAAG GGACACCCTTGAAACCGGAACCTCTGGGCCCTTCTGCCG CATATGAAGTCACGGAAGATGGCTGGATTTTAAAAGGGgacaaacaatattttttcagcacagaaaagacCTCTATGGAGAAAGCCAGAACATTCTGCAGAAGCAGTCATGGAGATCTTGCTACTATTGGAAATAatagtgaaagaaaatttttgtgGAAATGT ATCTTAAAGAAAGGCAAATTGGAGTCGTATCTCATAGGATTGATTCAGAATGCTGATCGACAGTTTAG ttggatGGATGGAAGCCCGGTTCACTATGCAGCTTGGGCACAGGGTGAGCCCAACTTTGCAGATGCTCAAGAAAATTGTGTGGTCTTAAATAAAAAGGATG GCTTGTGGAATGATGTCAGCTGTGGTTTTTCAAATGGCTATATCTGTGAGAGGCACAGAAGTTTTATAAAGGCAGCCCTTCCTTCAGAGGTACCTTCACCTCCTGGAGGATGTCCTCAAGAttggcttttatttaaaaatcag TGTTACAAATTTTTTGGCTCTTCCTATGAAAACTGGCATACTGCAAGAAGAACTTGTATAAACCTTGGAGGAAACCTGGCGAGCATACATAATGAACAAATACAAG cttttctcaCTTACCAATTGAAGGATGTTTCAAATGATCTCTGGATTGGCTTGAATGATATACTCAGTGAACTCAACTTTGTTTGGACTGATGGAAGTGCTGTCTCCTATACCAACTGGGCTCCAGATTCCCCAAAACTTGTAGAACCTGTTTTGTTTCACAGTCTACATCCAGAAGATGGCCACAATCTGCAACAG TTCGATTGTGTTTCTTTGAAGAGAGGTCATGCTGATGACACAGGGAAATGGAAGAATGAGGAGTGTTATAAGTCCACAGGATATATATGCCAGAAGAATAGTG ATCCTGAACTCTTTAAGTCATCAGCAACAGTGCTGGACTTCGCTTTTGACCATTCTGGTGGCATTAGCTATTCTGTTACCCATTCCAAAATGAACTGGGAGGAAGCACAGAAAAACTGCAATAACAATGCCTCAGAACTTGCCAGCATTTTAGACCCATATAGCCAGGCACTGTTGTTCTTACTTGCACAGGAATATGGAGAGCCTCTGTGGATTGGTCTTAACAGCAATGCG ACCAATGGCAAATATCAATGGACTGACAGATGGAGATTAGTTTACAGCAAGTGGTCCAGTGGGGAACCAAAACAGACATTAGCATGTGTCTACTTTGACACCGATGGCACCTGGAAGACAGCTTCTTGCCAGGAAAAactcttttctgtttgtaaaaaaTCAGATG TAATGGCCCCTACTGAGCCCCCACAACTTCCTGGAAAATGCCCTGAATCAAGAGGACACAAATCTTGGATACCTTTCCATGGTCACTGCTATTACTTTGAGGCCTCCAGGAAAAGAAGCTGGTCTCAAGCTCATCAGGAATGTGCCCGACTAG ctgctgatttGGTATCAGTAGGAGACTATACTGAAGCAAACTTCTTGTCAGACACCATTAAGATACTCCATGGAAAATCACCAAATTTTTGGATAGGGCTAAAGGAAAATGACAGAG GACAGTGGACGTGGACAGACAAATCTGCAATGGATTTTGTCAACTGGCAAATGGGAGAACCTTCAAACAGAAAGCATAAAGAGTGTGGAGAAGTATGTGCATTGTCTGGCTACTGGAACACCAATGTCTGTTCTTTCAAAAAAGGATATAtctgtaaaaaaacaaaaa ctcCTGAAAACACAGAGATGTCTCCAGAAAATAGAG aagggaaaatgaagaaagtaCTTTCCACCGGTATCATTTGGCTGTTCGTTCTTCTAGCCTTTTCTATTGTTGGAGCTGGAAGTATAGTTTATTTCTacttgaggaagaaaagacaaaatcagCTACATATTTCAACCAGAATGAGTGGACCAGAAGCAACTGTGGATATCCAAGAAAAAGACGCACATACTGACATGTAG